In Balearica regulorum gibbericeps isolate bBalReg1 chromosome 14, bBalReg1.pri, whole genome shotgun sequence, one genomic interval encodes:
- the CDX1 gene encoding homeobox protein CDX-1, producing MYVGYLLDKDTNMYPSPVRHPSLNLNPQNYVPGPPQYSDFAGYHHVPGISNDPHHGQPAAAWGSPYTPAKEDWHSYGTTAAPSTASPGQFGFSPPDFNPIQPPGSGLLPPPISSSVPQLSPNAQRRTPYEWMRRSIPSTSSSGKTRTKDKYRVVYTDHQRLELEKEFHYSRYITIRRKAELATALGLTERQVKIWFQNRRAKERKVNKKKMQQQSQPTSTTTPTPPAVGTPGPIGGLCSSSAPNLVSSSPLTIKEEFMP from the exons ATGTATGTAGGTTATCTTTTGGATAAGGACACCAACATGTATCCCAGCCCTGTCCGGCATCCCAGCCTCAACCTCAACCCCCAGAATTACGTGCCGGGGCCGCCCCAGTACTCGGACTTCGCCGGTTACCACCATGTGCCTGGGATTAGCAACGACCCACACCACGGGCAGCCGGCGGCTGCCTGGGGCTCTCCCTACACCCCTGCCAAGGAGGACTGGCATTCCTATGGGACCACCGCTGCACCTTCCACTGCCAGCCCGGGGCAGTTTGGATTCAGCCCCCCAGATTTTAACCCCATCCAGCCCCCGGGCTCTGGACTCCTGCCTCCGCCCATCAGCAGCTCGGTCCCCCAGCTCTCCCCTAATGCCCAGAGACGCACACCGTACGAGTGGATGAGGCGCAGCAttcccagcaccagcagcagcg GCAAGACCAGGACGAAAGACAAGTACCGGGTGGTGTACACAGACCACCAGCGCCTGGAGCTGGAAAAGGAGTTTCACTACAGCCGCTACATCACCATCCGTCGCAAGGCTGAGCTGGCCACTGCCCTCGGGCTCACCGAACGGCAG GTGAAAATCTGGTTTCAAAATCGGAGGGCGAAGGAGAGGAAGGTGAACAAAAAGaagatgcagcagcaaagccagcccaccagcaccaccacacCGACCCCACCAGCTGTTGGCACGCCAGGACCCATCGGAggcctctgcagcagcagcgcccCAAACCTCGTCTCCTCGTCTCCACTCACGATCAAGGAGGAATTCATGCCTTAG